Sequence from the Nocardiopsis sp. YSL2 genome:
GGCAGGGTGTCGAACACCCGCACGTCGACGGTCTCAAAGTCACCGGTGATGGGCGTGAGCGCGCTGACCCGCGCCTGGGTGACGACGGTGACGTGTCCACTGGACAGGACGTAGTGGCCGACGACCCGGACGTCGTCGAGCGTGGCGCCGGCCTCTTCGAGTGCCTCCCTGCGCGCGGTGTCCTCCACCGACTCACCGGGCTCGGTGTGCCCGCCCGGGAACTCCCAGGCCCGGTCGCGGTGGCGGACCAGCAACGGCCGACCGCCGAGGAAGGTCAGGCACACCACCGACTCGTGGGCCGGTGGCAGGGAGTCCAGACGCACGACCGCGCCGCCGAGCGGCACGGGGCCGCCCGGCGACGCGTCATTCGGTGCGCTCAGTCCCGTTCCCGGGGAGCGGGTCCGGGCTCCGGGCCCTCGTCCCCCTCGGATTCGGAGGGCTCCTCGGCGTCGGTCCAGACGATGCCGTCCTCGATGTCGATGTCGACCAGCTCCACGCCCTCCAGCGCGGCCAGCCGCTCGTCGGCGTCGGTGACGCCCTCGCTGTCCACGGAGGACGCGCGTGCGAAGTACTCGCGTGCGTCCTCCTCGCGACCGAGCTCCTCCAGGACGTCGGCGTAGGCGTAGAAGAGGCGGGCCACCCAGGGACGGGCGCGCCGCTCCTTCAACTCGGGAACCTGGAGTTCGGCCAGGGCCGCCTTGGGGTCGCCCATGTCGCGACGCGCCCCCGCCGCCACGATGCGCAGCTCGATGCGGTCGGCGGCGTCGAGCTGTTCCGCCGCCGGATCATGGGCGATCTCCAAGGCGCGCTCGGGGCGGCCGAGCCCGCGCTCGCTGTCGGCCATGATGGCCAGGAAGTTGTCCCGGCCGCTCATGCGCCGTGCGGCGCGCAGGTCCGAGAGCGCCTCCTGCCACTTGCCGACGGTGTAGGCGGCCACACCCGAGGCCTCACGCACGCTGGGCAGCCGCGACGCCTTGCGACGGGCGTAGACGGCGTGCGCGTAGGCCCGCTCGGGGTCCTCGTCCACGAACATGCCGGCGGCGACGATGTGCTTGCCGACGAGTTCGGCCAGCGACTTCGGCAGGGAGTTGAGGTCGCGCTTGGTGTCCGGGTCCACCTGCGAGAAGCTGGCCTCGTCCGGAAGCGGCGGAGCGACGTCCGCGGGGTCGCGGTCCTCACGCGGACGCCGCCTCTCGCGGTCGTCACGGAAGCCGCCACCGCCACGACGGTCGTCACGGCCACGGCCGCCCCGGTCGTCCCGGCCCTGGAAGCCTCCGCGGTTGTCGCGGCGGTCGTCGCGCCCGCGAGACCCGCCACGGTCGTCACGACGGTCACGATCGTCACGACCACGCGAACCACCGCGGTCATCACGACGGGGGAATCCGCCTCGATCACCCCGAGGGGCCCCACCGCGGTCGTCGCGGCCCTGAAAGCCCCCACGGTCGTCGCGGCCACGTACCCCACCGCGCTCGTCACGACGGTCATCCCGGCCACGGGGCGCGCCACGGTCACCACGGCGGTCGAAGCCGCCACGGCGCTCATCACGACCGCGGTCACCGCGGTCGTCCCGGCCCTGGTACCCGCCTCGGTCGCTCCGAGCACGGGGGCCGCCGCGGTCGTCGCGTCGGTCACGATCATCACGACCGCGGTATCCGCCACGGTCATCGCGACCGCGGCCTCGTTCCCCTCCGCGGCCTCTGTCGTCTCTGCCACCGCCGTAGCCGGACCGGGAGCGGGGTGCATCGCCTCGTCCCCGACCGTCGGGTGCCCCGGAGCGGCCACCGCTACGGTCGTTAGCTCCGGAGTCCTCGCGGTCTCCCGATCGGCTGTCCTCAGTCATCCAACCCGTCCGTCAACATTCAAAAGCGCTGCCACCTTGACTGGGAGCAGCGCGTCATAGTATTCGTCCCCCCACCTTACGACATGGCGCGGCTCCTCACCGCCACCCCGCCAGTGGGGACTCTCTCCGCAGGCGACGACACCGGTTGTCGGTGGGCCGGTGGCCCGCCCCCGACCACACCCACCCCGCAACCACCCGGCTTCCAGCACCAACCCCCGACCAGCCGTTCACAAACGCACAAACCCAGACACAAAAAAAGGGGAGGAACCGTCAAAAGACGACCCCTCCCCCAAGAAAAACCGTGGCAGCAACCTACTCTCCCACCCCACCACAGGGCAGTACCATCAGCGCAAGGAGACTTAACGACCGGGTTCGGAATGAGACCGGGTGTGACCCTCCCACCATAACCACCACGGAAACCAACACCCATCCACGACCACGACCCACACCCCACCAACCGGCAAGGGGATCACAGCCACAACGGGAAAACCGTAGATCATGTGAAAAATATGCGCGAGCACCCAATTATCTGCAGCGGACAAGCCCTCGGCCTATTAGTACCGGTCAGCTCCACCCCTCACAGGGCTTCCACACCCGGCCTATCAACCCCGTCGTCTACAGGGAGCCTTACCCTCTCAAAGGAGGCAGGAGACCTCATCTCGAAGCAAGCTTCCCGCTTAGATGCTTT
This genomic interval carries:
- a CDS encoding NUDIX domain-containing protein codes for the protein MRLDSLPPAHESVVCLTFLGGRPLLVRHRDRAWEFPGGHTEPGESVEDTARREALEEAGATLDDVRVVGHYVLSSGHVTVVTQARVSALTPITGDFETVDVRVFDTLPEDLSWRDGIYAHLLRELGLPGAPF
- a CDS encoding M48 family metallopeptidase, whose translation is MDPDTKRDLNSLPKSLAELVGKHIVAAGMFVDEDPERAYAHAVYARRKASRLPSVREASGVAAYTVGKWQEALSDLRAARRMSGRDNFLAIMADSERGLGRPERALEIAHDPAAEQLDAADRIELRIVAAGARRDMGDPKAALAELQVPELKERRARPWVARLFYAYADVLEELGREEDAREYFARASSVDSEGVTDADERLAALEGVELVDIDIEDGIVWTDAEEPSESEGDEGPEPGPAPRERD